The Punica granatum isolate Tunisia-2019 chromosome 4, ASM765513v2, whole genome shotgun sequence sequence AAACTATGTCGCCACTAGGGCTCACTTCTCCTCCCTCGATATCCGACCCTCTATCTTCATCATCTCCAGCAAGAAATTGCTCCAAGCATCGACCGGCCCTGGCAGGCACCAGTGAACACAGTCATTATACCACTTCTCATTAGGCGGATGCCCGTACTTGCTCGGGTGCCCGTCGGGCCTCAGAAGCAAAGCCTGAGTTGTATCAAGTAACCTGTACTTCAGCCCCCTCTTCCTCCCTTCTGCCTTGGCCTTTCGGAATTCTTCCTTTTGGATCGCATACAGCTCCGTCTCTTCGCCGCCTAGAGTTGTCTCATTGCGAGAAGACGGCTTTGTTCTCACACAGTCCCCTCCAGCATTCCACAGTCCGCCTTCGAAGTGTGATGGCGAGAGAGTCCTGAGATAGGTTATTCCCTTGTAATTCTTCCTACTGTTAATGGCACCGAAAACGGTCCCAAGTGCCTTTCTGAAGCCATGAAAGTTCGAGAGGTATGGTACGTTCTTGAGCTGGCATAAATGGCAGCCGACTCGTCGTTGTTTCTCGTAGAAGATGAGCGAACGGAAGAACCAGTGCCCTCCTGAGATGATCAGGTAGTCGAGTTCGTCTACCTGGGTTATCCACTGCTCATCGGCCTCGTCCAGGTAGAGATTAAAGATTCCTGAGTGAGCTGGACCGTCTGGGTCCGATTGATTTGCTTTCACCAAGTGCGGAGAGGTGAACATCGCGAGCGTGAAGTTGTGCGTCACATAATTCCACCGTTTAAAGCGCTCGTCCGATGTGTATGAAATGTCCTTAGGGTACTCCACCTAGAAAGAAATTTGACATGCCGATATATAAGAACACATAGCGTATCCGCTCTATCTTGAAAACGCCGAGAAATggctaatcaaagagaactGATTTTCAATACTCACCCTGGACAGTAAGCAAATGAGAGACTGCACATGGTTCCTTGCGAGGGAGTCTCCAACAAAGGCCATGGACTTCCCTCTTACAATCTTCAAGAATTGGGTCGGTTTGAATAGCAGGAGCTCACACCCAAACGGCTTCCACCTCCACTTCATGAATCCGGAGTCGGGCCGCCCGTACTTCATGCAGTTCTGGTGCTCGTGGATCGCCATGCAAGTCTCATTCGTGTAGTACGGCGCGCTTGGGTCTGGTACCCACTCCCCCGAGAATATGTCGCACTCTTTATTATTAGCACCGGTCGTATCCGTATCAACCACAACAGGATCAACAACATTTTTGTCTCTAACGGTGACTTGCGTGactggaggaggaggaggaggagaaggaggaggaggaggattgTGACTAGAAATTTCCGGCGACTGGTAATCGGGCTGCTGATATTCGAAAGGGTGGTAAATGGAGATGAGGGTGATGAGGATGAGGGAGGTGGTCACAACAAGAACAACCTTGGGAGGTCTTCCGAAGGGAAGCTCACGAGCTCTTGCTTTGGGCTTCATCGATCTCTTTGGAAGAGTTGTGATCATATTAATTCCCTCTAATTTGATGTATCTGACCTTTATCATAGGTCGGCCCCGGCAAGGCCACCAGCCCCTCGGACGACTTATTtatgtaaatttaattttccagCATTTCAAATGGTTAGAtcgggaagaaaaaaaattgtcataTGGAAAAGATGCCTCAGGCCAGCACAGTGGCTTGGCTTAACttggaaaaaaattcttgCTTTGTGGTCATTGTTTTCTAATTAAACTTTAAACGTGTgcgattttatttagaaaagaCAATAAATGTGGGGATATTACATATAATTGCCATATGTTTTAGGATTTTGTATAAACTCTTGCTTGTGAATAATCTTTAAAATAGTAAGGCTTtaatgagttttttttaataaataaattgtccCATTCAGATCCTTCATCCAtaaagcaaataaataaaagggttaataataaaaaatatataaacttttcgcattttaataattgtagcacgaattttttttcttaacctaaATGTGTACAAACTTttgatttaataaaaattctagCACGATGTCcaatttttcgttaatttggacGGAATCAAGGTTATAGAGGGCATCGGCGACCCCAATCTAGGGAAGGGCGTCAACGACCCCAATCGAAAGGAGAGGTGATGGCCGGGATCGTGGCTCCACCTGCCGAAATCAGGAGAATTCCCAATTTAAGGGTTCTCCCGATTTCGAGGGGTTGGGGCCTCAATTCCAGCCACCACCCTTTGATTGGGTCATCAGCGCCCTCCCCCAGATTGGAGTTGTTGACGCCCTATGTGGTCTCGATTCCGTATAAATTAACAGAAAATTCGATGccctattataattttaaaaatatgaaaagtttatacttttttattattataaataaaaagattcaTTCTTGTGTATTTAATGAGAACACGCAAaaactctttctttctttctttctttctttctttttttttcctgttgaattctttcttcttctttttttttgtttaatataTAATGGTTCAGTGCAATAGTATTCTTCAACTCATATCAAGAAAGTCTGAATTCAACTCTTATCAACGAAACTTTTTGCACTCATTTTGTTTCCATTCCCTAATTGCTAACTGATAAAAAATTCGAAGTTTATCATGTAATATGATCATATGGGGCAAGTATGAACATGCATGGCCGGCTAGTTAATGATATTAGCTGGCTGTTTAGACCCCTAATATTCACTCTCATTTGGTGCATCATGTGTTGTGCTTTGAATTTGGTCAGTTTTGATGCTCAAATTAATCTTGGAAAAACACACCATGACACACGGTATATCTATATTTTCCAATGCGTGTTACTTTTTAACTAATTCGATCGGACAGGTTGTGGGCAGAAGTCTAAACCCATGTGTCAtgtttgtaatttaaaaagtCAACGCTTATCATTCACATATAAATCAATAATCCATCGACCTAATCTCTAATTAAGTGGCCAAAGAAGAATCCGATCTGATCTATTTCTTCTCTCAATCCAAAATCACTGGACTTGTATACCGTTTATTGCAACACATTCAATTTCCAAAGCAGAAGCCGTTTCCCGACCTAGATTGATTCAAATTGGTTTGACATATGTTTTCTTAAATAAGTTCTCAACTCAAATCTTGTAACTAGAAAAATGTCACGATtaagagagttttatcccaTAATACATTAGCCATGTTTAACTCTAAATTAACCGTGATTCATTAGATTTTTGAATATCAAATAGTGtaaattgatgaaaatatatacatagttTTAGAAATGCAGAAATTTCACCAGATTTATATGAAAACCCACTTGAAGAAGTATGTAGGTTtgtaaatgaatatatatatacatacatatatatatatatatatgaacctTTGACTCAAGGGAAGCAAGAATATTTTGCCCCTTAAATGCCGAAATCTTGCAAACATTTCATGGGAAGCGATcattatatatttgtcaagTAAATATATTCTCGATAccggatttctttttttatcctGCATCTCATATGTGGCGtgaaaaaaatactaatagaattgaaaataagtattaattatttgagtaattgttataattattaattattttaacttaTCCAAAAACTTTTTGATGGCCAAATCTTCTttgaccttttcatttttctcaacAATGATTCTTTGACAAATTCAAAATCCCATGAATTCTGTTCCGAGAAAAATTCTTAATCTCTAAATCAATGTTGTTGGGCCTTAAATTAAACTAATATTACGTTTTTTGGATTATAAAGAAAGTTTATGGACttattagaataaaataaattttaataactaataaaatattgTGCGAGTCGGTAATcccattattataattaaatataaaatttcttaattaccAAACGAGGTCATGCGTCAGTGCGCTACactttttctaaatattaCATGAATTTGCGTCATGCAAGTTAAGTCGAAACTATGAACAGGCGGCCGACTTGATGCCGGCCATCATGACTGTGCAAGCTGctacaatttaattaaataaacatcacgattaaatttatatatgtcaTGTTGCATTATTAGTGGTCTCTTGTCTTTTACCGACACTTCATTATTCAGCGGTTATACGTCAATCGTTTTATATATTGGAATATACAGCCTTAGAAGTTAGAAAGGATCTTTAAGAAAAAACATGTCATAtactaatattttcttttgcttggAAATATATGATCAGTTTACTAGTC is a genomic window containing:
- the LOC116203268 gene encoding protein trichome birefringence-like 19, translating into MIKVRYIKLEGINMITTLPKRSMKPKARARELPFGRPPKVVLVVTTSLILITLISIYHPFEYQQPDYQSPEISSHNPPPPPSPPPPPPVTQVTVRDKNVVDPVVVDTDTTGANNKECDIFSGEWVPDPSAPYYTNETCMAIHEHQNCMKYGRPDSGFMKWRWKPFGCELLLFKPTQFLKIVRGKSMAFVGDSLARNHVQSLICLLSRVEYPKDISYTSDERFKRWNYVTHNFTLAMFTSPHLVKANQSDPDGPAHSGIFNLYLDEADEQWITQVDELDYLIISGGHWFFRSLIFYEKQRRVGCHLCQLKNVPYLSNFHGFRKALGTVFGAINSRKNYKGITYLRTLSPSHFEGGLWNAGGDCVRTKPSSRNETTLGGEETELYAIQKEEFRKAKAEGRKRGLKYRLLDTTQALLLRPDGHPSKYGHPPNEKWYNDCVHWCLPGPVDAWSNFLLEMMKIEGRISREEK